The sequence ATTGGTTGCGGCAAGTTTGAAAGTGACACCAAGCATCGGCGCGATATAGGCGAAAGTACACGGACCGAGCGCCACGCCGAATACCAAGCCTAGAATCAGCGCGGCGAGCGCGCCCTTGCGCTTCATGCCCACTTGGCCGGGGCCGGTCCAAGGTATCGGAATTACGTCGAGGAGGTGCAAACCGACAACGAAGAAAATCACCGCCACAAAGTAATTGCCATAGCGCCCCACGTCGCCCATCATGCGTCCCGCTGCCGCGGTGATTACGCCAATAAGGGCGATGGTAAGCAGGATGCCGAATGCAAATAGAAACGAGATGAAGAACGCGCGGCGCGTGCTGATGCGGCCCTGCTCATCGATAAAGCCGACAATTAGTGGAATACTGGCCAGGTGGCACGGGCTAAGCACGATACTCAGAACGCCCCACAGAAACGAGGCCAGAAACGCGATGGCAGTGCTGCCCTCGACCGCATGCGTCAGAGTGGTGAAGAGCGTGTTCATGATTTGGTGCATGCGCCGGAGCGATTGCGATTACGAACACGAGCATGGCACATGTCAATCAGCCTTCCGTGAGATGTCGATGCCGAGTTCTTTCCACTTTGCGAGAATCTCCTCTTTCGAGAAGAAACCCTGATGCCGAAAGAGTTCCTTGCCGTTCGAATCGAGGAATATCTGCGTCGGAATCAGTTGGATATTGAAAGGCTCGGCGGCTTCCGGCCTCTTCCACACGTCGATAAACTCGACCGCGAAAACGCCCGCGTAGTCTCTCTTCAGTTCTTCGAGTATAGGCGCCATCGCCTTGCAGGGAATGCATTTGTCCGCGCCGAGGTCGACCAGGCGGGGTAGCGCGGACGCCGCTTCTGGGCGCTCGCTGACCGCGGTCTGCGACGCCGGGTCGGACAGCGCTTTCAGGGTGGTCCCGGCGGTCACCTGAATCGTATCGTCCTTCGCGGGCTGCCTCTTGGCATATACCGCAGCGCCCACAGCGACCGCAAGTACCAGGACGATCCCAACTTTCATCGCAGGACCGCTCCCGGACGAATTCGATGCGTCTGTCTCCTTGCCTGACATGATATGTCTCCTAGACCGGCCACGAAATGATTGAAGTTCAAGATGCTGTATTTGGGGTCCTGGCCGCGCAGTGTTTTGCGAGAATCTCGGCGGCCGCGGCCGCCACCGTGCCGATGTGGTCTTCATCCACGGCCGTCTTGCCTTTTTCCATGCCGAGGTCCGCCAGTTGCACATAGGCGAAGTTCGAAAATCCCGCTTGCTCGAGACAGTGCTTGACACAAGCGGTTGGGCATCCGTCCAAGGCCAGGATGGCGGACGCAGCTTCCGTACTCTTCATAATGCCGCTTATGCGACCGCCGATACCGGCCAAGCAAAACATTTTTGCCAGGCCGTCACGCGTGAGCTTGCGCGCTGCTTGATCGGTCACCGCGCCTACGTCCGCCGCGCCCGAGCACGAAAAAACGAGCTTGGGCGCCGCACTGCACGCACACGTTCTTTCCATAGACATCATATTCCTTTCTTGTGAGGTCCCGTACGGCTCAGCCCAACATCCTCTTGACTTCCTCGACAGATGGTACCTTCCCCACGACCTTGACCTCGCCGTCGACGACAAGCGCAGGCGTGCTCATGACGCCGAATTCGAGTATCTTGTCTATTGCAGCCACCTTCTCGATTTCGTACTCGATGTTCAGCGCCTGCGCCGCCTGTTCCGCCGTCTTGGCAAGCAGTTGGCACTTCGGGCAGCCGGGGCCCAGTACTTGCAGCTTTTTCATGTTGTCCTCCTTCTTGTTCCATCCTGGTGTGCGGCGACGCGCACTCAGGCTATTGCTCCATAGATCATTCCGGTAGCCGTTGCCATGACCACGGTGATCACGACAAAGGTCAGTGTCTTTTTCGTGCCGAGCACCTGCCGGATGACGAGTATGCTCGGCAGACTCAGCGCCGGGCCCGCGAGCAGCAGCGCCAGCATCGGGCCCTGGTGCATGCCGAGTTTGCCCAGCGCTTCGCAGATGGGAACCTCGGTCAACGTGGCGAAGTACCAGAACGCGCCCACCACGCTGGCCACGAGGTTGGACGAGAGCGAGTTGTCGCCCACGAGCCCCGCCACGTAGCGCTCAGGCAGCAGCGCGCCGACAAAGCCGACGACGAACACGCCGCCGAACAGCAGCGGCACCAGCATTTTCGCGAAGTCCCAGGTGTTGTGCATCCACTGCAGGGTTTCTTCGCGGCTGGACCACCGCCACGTCATCAGCGCGACGAGCGCGCCCATTAGACCGGCCAGATACCACCGCACATGGTAGATGGTGAGCACCCAGGATTGGACCTCTTCGATCCCGGCGATGTCCGTCTTGGCGAGCGTTACCTTCGCGCCGCTGGCCTGCCCGTTCCAGTCTTCTTCCAACTGGAACATGACTTCGTCTTTCATTTCCTGGAGTTGCACCGCGGCGAAGCGGCCGCCGTCGCTTGTGCTCACGACCACATTGTTGGGGTTGAACCAGTCGCTGAACACCAGGAACGCCAGCATGCACGCGAACAGGGCCGCGGTCTTCCACATGGGTCGCGCCGGACCCGTCACAGCGGGGGTCTGCACGAAGCGCTGGGCGCGTTCGCCCTCGCCGCGGCGGAAGATGCCTGCCATGAGCAGGCCCACGAGAACGGCGAACACCACCGCCCCAATCGCGCGCGCGACGCCCAAGTTAACGCCAAGCACGCGCGCCGTAAGGAAGATGGCGAGGACATTAATCGCGGGGCCGGAATACAGGAACGCCGTGGCCGGGCCAAGCCCCGCGCCGATGCGGTAGATGCCCGCGAACATGGGGAGGACGCTGCACGAACATACGGCCAGCACCGTGCCCGATACGGAAGCCACGCCGTACGCCGCGACCTTGTTCGAGTTCGGGCCCATGTAGCGCAACACTGTCTCCTGCGACAGAAACGTGATGATGCCGCCCGCGATGAAGAGCGCGGGAATCACGCAGGCGAGCGTGTGGTTGCGGGCGTACCACTGCAGCAGCTTGAACGCCTCCAGGATGGCTTCGCGGATTTTCGGGTCGGACAATGGCAAGGAGTAAGCGACGATGAACACGCCTGCCATGGCGGCGAAAATCTTCAGTTCTTTTCGGTTTTCCATGCGATGTACTCCCAGCTACAGGCCGGCGGGACGCCGTATCCGCAGGCCGTTAACCGCTATTTGGCAAAATATGCAATAGTGGAGTAAGAAAATACGCTTACTCCTCGACCGCGGCCAACTGCGCCTCCACGTTGCATTTCAACACGCTTTCAACGCACGGGAACAGATTCAACACGCACGGGACCTTCAGGTGGTAGAATACCTGGAGGCCGCGTTTTTCGTCTTCCACCACGCCGGCGGATTTCAACACGGACAAGTGCCGCGAGACCGTCGACATGTCCAGTTCCAGCAGGTCCGTTAGCTCGCAGACGCAACGCTCGCCTTTGCCCAGTTCCTCGACCATGCAGAGGCGTGCAGGATGGCCGAGGGCCTTGAAGACTCGGGCCCTGGCCTGACAACGCGTGAACGTTTTTGTTTTCATGGGCGCGAAACCTTTACTAATTGGCAGTTTAACAAAATAACGCGCAAAAATCAAGCGCGCATGTGCCGGAAAGGGAAGCGGTCACCGTGCCCGCCGCCGTCCAAGTGCCCGCGTTCGCCCGCGCCGCCTCAGCGACACCGCCTCAGTGATATGTTTGCTCCCATTGCGCTGCACGGCTATGATAGCGCGCCACGCGGGTTAAGACGTAAGGAAGGGCGCAAAAACGAGCGAGAACGAGAGGGAAAGCCGTGATGAAAGCGATGCACTCGCCCATACGTGACGTTGTTTGTTGCAGTATACTACTCTGCCTGGCTCTTCCGGGCGGCGCAGAGGAGGAACGCGCGGTGAAGCCAGTTCCGGTCCGGTTTTCGGTGGAGGCATTCGAGGCGCGCGTTCGCGAAGCGGGCGGACGGGCGGATTTCGTGTTCGAGGATGACCGCCCCTTCGCGCAGTGCCATGCGTCGACGGTCGTACAGGCGCCCAACGGGGATTTGCTGTGCGCGTGGTTTGGCGGCACGGAAGAAAGCGATCCGGACGTGGTCATCTGGCGCGCGCGCTTTTCTCAAGGCGCATGGTCGAAGCCGGAACGCGCGGCGAAGGTGAATGAGACGGCGCACTGGAACCCCGTCCTGTTCCGGGACCAGGAAGGCGTGGTCTACCTGTTTTTCAAGGTCGGGCCGGATACGGACTACTGGCAGACCTATTGGATGCGCTCGGAAGACAGCGGGGCGACGTGGTCGGCCCCGGTGGAACTGGTCGCCGGCGATAAGGGCGGC comes from Candidatus Hydrogenedentota bacterium and encodes:
- a CDS encoding cytochrome C biogenesis protein, which encodes MMNTLFTTLTHAVEGSTAIAFLASFLWGVLSIVLSPCHLASIPLIVGFIDEQGRISTRRAFFISFLFAFGILLTIALIGVITAAAGRMMGDVGRYGNYFVAVIFFVVGLHLLDVIPIPWTGPGQVGMKRKGALAALILGLVFGVALGPCTFAYIAPMLGVTFKLAATNLGYGVLLLLAYGIGHCSVIVVAGTSTELVQRFMNWNEDSRGTSVVKKACGALVLLGGLWMVYTA
- a CDS encoding permease; the encoded protein is MENRKELKIFAAMAGVFIVAYSLPLSDPKIREAILEAFKLLQWYARNHTLACVIPALFIAGGIITFLSQETVLRYMGPNSNKVAAYGVASVSGTVLAVCSCSVLPMFAGIYRIGAGLGPATAFLYSGPAINVLAIFLTARVLGVNLGVARAIGAVVFAVLVGLLMAGIFRRGEGERAQRFVQTPAVTGPARPMWKTAALFACMLAFLVFSDWFNPNNVVVSTSDGGRFAAVQLQEMKDEVMFQLEEDWNGQASGAKVTLAKTDIAGIEEVQSWVLTIYHVRWYLAGLMGALVALMTWRWSSREETLQWMHNTWDFAKMLVPLLFGGVFVVGFVGALLPERYVAGLVGDNSLSSNLVASVVGAFWYFATLTEVPICEALGKLGMHQGPMLALLLAGPALSLPSILVIRQVLGTKKTLTFVVITVVMATATGMIYGAIA
- a CDS encoding TM0996/MTH895 family glutaredoxin-like protein; this translates as MKKLQVLGPGCPKCQLLAKTAEQAAQALNIEYEIEKVAAIDKILEFGVMSTPALVVDGEVKVVGKVPSVEEVKRMLG
- a CDS encoding putative zinc-binding protein; protein product: MSMERTCACSAAPKLVFSCSGAADVGAVTDQAARKLTRDGLAKMFCLAGIGGRISGIMKSTEAASAILALDGCPTACVKHCLEQAGFSNFAYVQLADLGMEKGKTAVDEDHIGTVAAAAAEILAKHCAARTPNTAS
- a CDS encoding thioredoxin family protein; this translates as MKVGIVLVLAVAVGAAVYAKRQPAKDDTIQVTAGTTLKALSDPASQTAVSERPEAASALPRLVDLGADKCIPCKAMAPILEELKRDYAGVFAVEFIDVWKRPEAAEPFNIQLIPTQIFLDSNGKELFRHQGFFSKEEILAKWKELGIDISRKAD
- a CDS encoding winged helix-turn-helix transcriptional regulator, translated to MKTKTFTRCQARARVFKALGHPARLCMVEELGKGERCVCELTDLLELDMSTVSRHLSVLKSAGVVEDEKRGLQVFYHLKVPCVLNLFPCVESVLKCNVEAQLAAVEE